Genomic DNA from Anaerolineae bacterium:
AAGTGGATGCGGCAAAACCACCTTGCTACGCATCATCGCCGGGCTGGAAGAGCCAACTGAAGGCCGCATCATCCGAGCGGGGCAGGACATCACCCGATTGCCGCCGTCGAAGCGTAACTTTGGAATTGTCTTCCAATCGTATGCGCTGTTTCCCAACCTGACGGCGTTTCAGAACATCGCCTATGGGTTGGAGAATCGCCGCGAACCCAAAGACAAAATCCGAGCTCGGGTGAATGAGCTGCTGGCGCTGGTTGGTCTGGAGGGATATGGCGACCGTTATCCAGCCCAGTTAAGTGGTGGACAACAACAACGGGTGGCGTTAGCTCGGGCATTGGCGATTTCGCCTGGCCTGCTTTTGCTTGATGAACCCCTCTCTGCCCTGGATGCCCGTGTGCGCGCCAGCCTACGCATTGAAATTACCCACCTGCAGCGGCGTCTTGGCATTACCACGATCATGGTCAGTCATGACCAGGAAGAGGCATTGACCATGGCTGACCGGGTGGTGGTGATGGAACAGGGGCGCATAGCACAAGTGGGCACGCCGGAGGAGATTTATCATCATCCGGCCACCCCTTTTGTAGCCGACTTCATCGGACTAATGAATTTCATCCCAGCAGTAGTTCCTTATCACGGGCGCAGGCAAGTGCGAGTGGGAGATGTGACCTTGCATCTCGAGCAGGACGTTGGGCAAATGGCTGGCCAATCGGTATTGTTGGCGATCCGGCCCGAAGAGATCGAGATCACACGCAACAAACGGACAAACAACGTGCTGCGAGCATGGGTGCGTAAAGTTGAATTCACGGGGCCTTTCTATCGCCTACACCTGCAGCTTGGTGAGGATAGCCGGATCGTCACCTATATGCCGCCAGAAGAGGTACGTGGGACGATCATCGGCGAGGGGATGGAGGTGTCGCTGCGCTTGCCACCGCAGCATGTGCGCATTTACCCGACTCGTGCTATGCCGATTGGGTGACCAATGCAGACGACATTCTCGCGGCCAATGCCGCTTCCTAGCGTTCTGCTTGCGCGTTTGGGCCTGAACGAGGAACGTCTTAAGCGGCTGTTAATCTGGTTGGTGCTTGCATGGCTCCTATTGGGCATCATCTTGCCGCTCGTGCCGCTCGTGCAGCGCAGTCTCTCGGATCGCGACGGCAACTGGGTTGGGCTGGCGAACTATGAGCGTTACTTTAGCACCCCCGCGCTTTCCATCTCACTAGCCAACAGTTTAAGCGTTTCAGTCGCCACGACCATTGTGGCGGTGACGCTGGCTTTTGGCTACGCCTATGCCCTCACGCATACCCAAATGCCTGGCAAACGCTACTTTCTGCTGGCCGCTATGTTACCACTCTACGTGCCCCCGCTGGCGCATGGTATTGGCCTGGTTTACCTCTTCGGCCGCAAAGGGTTAATTACCACCGGATTCGGCGGATTGTTGCCAGGGTGGGACATCCATTTGTATGGCTTTAACGGCATCCTCCTGGGCGAATTGCTGTACGTCTTTCCGCAGGCGGTAATGATTCTAATGGTGGCCGCCAGCCTGGCCGATGCCCGCCTCTACGAGGCCAGCGAATCTCTGCGCGCTTCGCCGCTGCGCACCTTCTTGACGGTGACGCTCCCCGGCCTCAAGTTCGGCTTAGTGAGCGCGGTCTCTGTCTGCTTTACCTTGGTCTTTACCGACTTTGGCGTTCCCAAAGTGGTAGGTGGCAATTACAACGTCTTGGCGACCGATATTTACAAGCAGGTCATCGGCCAGCAGAATTTTGAGATGGGGGCGACGATCAGCATCCTATTGCTCCTCCCGACGGTGATCGCCTTTATCGCCGATCGCCTAGTGCAAAAGCGACAGATGGCTGTACTCTCGGCGCGCGCAGTGCCCTTTGTCCCCAAGCCGCAGCGCTGGAGGGATGCCGCTGCATTAGTCTATTGTTTGCTCATCGCGCTGGCGATCATCGGTGTCGTGCTGACCGTGTTCCTGGCCGCGCTAGTCGAACTGTGGCCGTATAAACTTAACCTGACCCTCAAGCACTTTGACTTTTCCACCGTCGGTGGAGGCGGATATGGCGCGTTCTGGAACAGCGTGCGCATGTCGATGTACACTGCGCTGATCGGCACAGCCATCACTTTTGTCAGCGCTTATCTGATTGAGAAATTCAAGCCGCTACGCACGGTGCGCACAGCAGCCTATTTCTTTTCGATGATCCCGATGGCGCTTCCAGGCATGGTGATTGGGTTGGCGTACATATTTTTCTTTAACCCATCCCACTGGAAGATTGGCGGCCTGTCCATTCCGAACCCTTTTTCGTTCATGTACGGCACGATGGCGATTCTAGTATTGTCCAACATCGTGCATTTTTACACGGTCAGTTTCATGACCGCTATGACTGCACTCAAGCAACTAGATCGCGAGTTTGAGTCTGTCTCTGAATCGCTAGGCGTGCCGTTTTACCGCACATTTTGGAGGGTAACGTTGCCCCTCTGCCTGCCGGCGTTGCTTGAAATAGCGATGTACTACTTCGTCAACGCAATGGTGACAGTCTCGGCGGTGGTCTTTTTGTATTCACCGCGCCTCAAACTGGCTTCTGTTGCCATTATTAATATGGATGATGCCGGCGATACAGCGGCGGCAGCGGCCATGTCGGTATTGATTATCCTGACAAGCCTAGGTGTGCGCTTGCTATACGATCTAGCGACGCATGGCTTAGCCCGACGCGCTCAAGCATGGAAGTCCCGTTGAAGGAGTAACGATGATTGCCTCTTGGAAAGACAAAGCTCTGTTTACCCCCGGCCCGCTGACCACCAGTCGCACGGTCAAGCAGGCTATGCTGCGCGACTTGGGGTCGCGCGATGCCGCGTTTATCGCCATCGTTCGCGAAGTGCGCCAGCGCC
This window encodes:
- a CDS encoding putative 2-aminoethylphosphonate ABC transporter ATP-binding protein; translation: MTTPYLQIQSVSKRFDRTLALDRVSLDVQEGEFIFLLGPSGCGKTTLLRIIAGLEEPTEGRIIRAGQDITRLPPSKRNFGIVFQSYALFPNLTAFQNIAYGLENRREPKDKIRARVNELLALVGLEGYGDRYPAQLSGGQQQRVALARALAISPGLLLLDEPLSALDARVRASLRIEITHLQRRLGITTIMVSHDQEEALTMADRVVVMEQGRIAQVGTPEEIYHHPATPFVADFIGLMNFIPAVVPYHGRRQVRVGDVTLHLEQDVGQMAGQSVLLAIRPEEIEITRNKRTNNVLRAWVRKVEFTGPFYRLHLQLGEDSRIVTYMPPEEVRGTIIGEGMEVSLRLPPQHVRIYPTRAMPIG
- a CDS encoding putative 2-aminoethylphosphonate ABC transporter permease subunit; protein product: MPLPSVLLARLGLNEERLKRLLIWLVLAWLLLGIILPLVPLVQRSLSDRDGNWVGLANYERYFSTPALSISLANSLSVSVATTIVAVTLAFGYAYALTHTQMPGKRYFLLAAMLPLYVPPLAHGIGLVYLFGRKGLITTGFGGLLPGWDIHLYGFNGILLGELLYVFPQAVMILMVAASLADARLYEASESLRASPLRTFLTVTLPGLKFGLVSAVSVCFTLVFTDFGVPKVVGGNYNVLATDIYKQVIGQQNFEMGATISILLLLPTVIAFIADRLVQKRQMAVLSARAVPFVPKPQRWRDAAALVYCLLIALAIIGVVLTVFLAALVELWPYKLNLTLKHFDFSTVGGGGYGAFWNSVRMSMYTALIGTAITFVSAYLIEKFKPLRTVRTAAYFFSMIPMALPGMVIGLAYIFFFNPSHWKIGGLSIPNPFSFMYGTMAILVLSNIVHFYTVSFMTAMTALKQLDREFESVSESLGVPFYRTFWRVTLPLCLPALLEIAMYYFVNAMVTVSAVVFLYSPRLKLASVAIINMDDAGDTAAAAAMSVLIILTSLGVRLLYDLATHGLARRAQAWKSR